From Gallus gallus isolate bGalGal1 chromosome 14, bGalGal1.mat.broiler.GRCg7b, whole genome shotgun sequence, one genomic window encodes:
- the ANKS4B gene encoding ankyrin repeat and SAM domain-containing protein 4B isoform X2 — protein sequence MALQDGARPTCCHWAVLLAAELRGDPDKCDIWGNTPLHHAACNGHIHCISFLVNFGANIFALDNELRTALDVAASRDRHECVRLLDRAATEQNVANPRKVSKQKAQAQRNVEKQIKECKKRQEKHQQEMNRSYMKEEVGSVTSSRGTHSRVKLPTLFTSNTAAPFSKNLKDTFKLKAKRMTGSTRSQEPQSNGQADGGDRGSVMHLFDEREEDDLLNDDGQHSIFTRPGLGKIVFGRNLAADIDPGTVSSQKEGISFKMSSELFQNESAESSTEGDAGSSAEVPWQEEELLWDDEEAECTPLEVFLASQMLDEFLPVFMREKMDLDALMLCSDEDLQNIQVELGPRKKILSAVSKRKQAFRDPGKTVDTCL from the exons ATGGCTCTCCAGGATGGAGCGAGGCCAACCTGCTGCCATTGGGCCGTGCTCCTCGCAGCAGAGTTGAG AGGTGATCCGGACAAATGTGACATCTGGGGGAACACTCCGCTCCACCACGCCGCGTGCAACGGTCACATCCACTGCATCTCTTTTCTGGTCAACTTCGGTGCCAACATATTCGCTCTGGACAATGAGCTCCGCACGGCGCTGGAtgtggctgccagcagagatCGCCACGAGTGTGTCAGACTgctggacagggctgccacGGAGCAGAACGTGGCCAACCCCAGGAAGGTCTCCAAACAGAAGGCCCAGGCCCAGAGGAACGTGGAGAAACAGATCAAGGAGTGCAAGAAGCGGCAGGAGAAGCACCAGCAGGAAATGAACAGGAGCTACATGAAGGAGGAGGTTGGCTCGGTGACCTCCTCCAGAGGGACTCACTCCAGGGTGAAGCTGCCAACTCTCTTCACATCCAATACAGCAGCTCCTTTCTCCAAAAACCTGAAAGATACCTTCAAACTGAAGGCAAAAAGGATGACTGGCAGCACGAGAAGCCAGGAGCCACAGAGCAACGGCCAGGCAGACGGTGGAGACAGGGGAAGTGTGATGCACTTGTTTGATGAGAGGGAGGAGGACGACTTACTGAACGACGACGGCCAGCACTCCATTTTCACACGGCCAGGTCTCGGCAAGATCGTGTTTGGAAGGAATTTGGCTGCGGATATAGATCCCGGGACTGTGTCTTCCCAGAAAGAAGGTATCAGCTTTAAAATGTCCAGCGAGCTCTTCCAGAATGAaagtgctgagagcagcacagaaggcGACGCTGGAAGCAGTGCAGAGGTCCCCtggcaggaggaggagctgctctgGGACGACGAGGAGGCGGAGTGCacacccctggaggtgtttctGGCCTCACAGATGCTGGATGAGTTTCTACCTGTCTtcatgagggaaaaaatggatTTAGATGCCCTGATGCTGTGTTCTGATGAAGACCTACAGAACATTCAGGTGGAGCTGGGGCCGAGAAAGAAAATCCTGAGTGCTGTGAGTAAAAGGAAACAGGCATTCCGGGATCCTGGAAAGACTGTGGATACCTGCTTGTAA
- the ANKS4B gene encoding ankyrin repeat and SAM domain-containing protein 4B isoform X1 — MSSRYHRAAADGNLELLKEATRKDLNASDEDGMTPTLLAAYHGRLEALEIICRRGGDPDKCDIWGNTPLHHAACNGHIHCISFLVNFGANIFALDNELRTALDVAASRDRHECVRLLDRAATEQNVANPRKVSKQKAQAQRNVEKQIKECKKRQEKHQQEMNRSYMKEEVGSVTSSRGTHSRVKLPTLFTSNTAAPFSKNLKDTFKLKAKRMTGSTRSQEPQSNGQADGGDRGSVMHLFDEREEDDLLNDDGQHSIFTRPGLGKIVFGRNLAADIDPGTVSSQKEGISFKMSSELFQNESAESSTEGDAGSSAEVPWQEEELLWDDEEAECTPLEVFLASQMLDEFLPVFMREKMDLDALMLCSDEDLQNIQVELGPRKKILSAVSKRKQAFRDPGKTVDTCL, encoded by the exons ATGTCAAGCAGGTATCACAGGGCAGCGGCCGATGGCAACCTGGAGCTGCTGAAAGAAGCCACTCGGAAAGACCTCAATGCTTCTGACGAGGACGGGATGACGCCCACGCTGCTGGCCGCGTACCATGGGCGCCTGGAGGCTCTGGAGATCATATGCCGGAGGGG AGGTGATCCGGACAAATGTGACATCTGGGGGAACACTCCGCTCCACCACGCCGCGTGCAACGGTCACATCCACTGCATCTCTTTTCTGGTCAACTTCGGTGCCAACATATTCGCTCTGGACAATGAGCTCCGCACGGCGCTGGAtgtggctgccagcagagatCGCCACGAGTGTGTCAGACTgctggacagggctgccacGGAGCAGAACGTGGCCAACCCCAGGAAGGTCTCCAAACAGAAGGCCCAGGCCCAGAGGAACGTGGAGAAACAGATCAAGGAGTGCAAGAAGCGGCAGGAGAAGCACCAGCAGGAAATGAACAGGAGCTACATGAAGGAGGAGGTTGGCTCGGTGACCTCCTCCAGAGGGACTCACTCCAGGGTGAAGCTGCCAACTCTCTTCACATCCAATACAGCAGCTCCTTTCTCCAAAAACCTGAAAGATACCTTCAAACTGAAGGCAAAAAGGATGACTGGCAGCACGAGAAGCCAGGAGCCACAGAGCAACGGCCAGGCAGACGGTGGAGACAGGGGAAGTGTGATGCACTTGTTTGATGAGAGGGAGGAGGACGACTTACTGAACGACGACGGCCAGCACTCCATTTTCACACGGCCAGGTCTCGGCAAGATCGTGTTTGGAAGGAATTTGGCTGCGGATATAGATCCCGGGACTGTGTCTTCCCAGAAAGAAGGTATCAGCTTTAAAATGTCCAGCGAGCTCTTCCAGAATGAaagtgctgagagcagcacagaaggcGACGCTGGAAGCAGTGCAGAGGTCCCCtggcaggaggaggagctgctctgGGACGACGAGGAGGCGGAGTGCacacccctggaggtgtttctGGCCTCACAGATGCTGGATGAGTTTCTACCTGTCTtcatgagggaaaaaatggatTTAGATGCCCTGATGCTGTGTTCTGATGAAGACCTACAGAACATTCAGGTGGAGCTGGGGCCGAGAAAGAAAATCCTGAGTGCTGTGAGTAAAAGGAAACAGGCATTCCGGGATCCTGGAAAGACTGTGGATACCTGCTTGTAA